Part of the Methanobacterium sp. Maddingley MBC34 genome, CAGCTATTTTATCGGCGCTCTGGCCAGTTTGGTTGGCAATCTGGGTTTCGGTGTAAAGTTCTTCAGTTGCGGCTTTTTTTGCTTCTTCAGGTATGGAAGTTCCAACTGCGACTTCGTAGGATTCTAAAACTCCTGTGAGAGCTGATTCGCCAGTAGCGCTGACTGGTGAAGTAACCACCACGTAACCGTTTTCGATCCCTGTGGATTTTAAGGCATTGGCATACATTTTAGAGGTTACTGTGTTTATTTTACTGGTATCCACAATAATTTTGATACCCTGACTGTAACTCAGGTCCACCAGTGCACAGGAAAAGATCTGGTTTGAGTTGTAAGTCCGTCCAGTGATGTTTTTGGCGATTTGATTCACCTGTGAAGCAGTTACAACCTTGGTATTGGAGTTATTCAAATTTTTATCAGTGTGGGATTGGAAGTAGGTGTTCACTGTACTTTTATACGAAGGATTATTGTAAGTTGTTTCTCCATAGGTGATTGCAAAACCAGAAGTACTTGCACTGTATATAGGACCTAAAAATGCTATCAATATTATTAAAGCCAATAACAATCTTTTCATCCTACCACTCCCTTTAATTTCAACTTAATTTAGTTTATTAAATTTTAAATTTAACAATTTTTTTTTATCATTTCCATATTATTGTTTAACACCTAATTAAATCTATGGGAAAATTATGATTTAAAACTGTCATTGGGTTCCTGTGGCACCTTCCTTTGGATAATGAAGGGAATAAAAAAGAGTCACGATGGAATGTTATAATTTATTATAATTTAATGTGGTTATTTATAATTTAATGTGGGACTTATTTTTCCATTACATATACTAACAATTTTTTTTTAAAATTTTCATTGAAATAGAATTAACAGTTCTTCAGGCCAGAAGCACCACTCTGCTTTCGGAAGATTGGTCAACGATCTTTCGCCCGCATAAACTGGCAATTTCTTGGGCAAAACTCTCAAGCTCCTTGGATCGGGGCATGTTATCAAATTTCAAACGGTCACGTGAGCTTCCCACATACATATAGGCTTTGATCTCCACAAAATCAGG contains:
- a CDS encoding putative secreted protein (PFAM: Protein of unknown function (DUF1002)), whose amino-acid sequence is MKRLLLALIILIAFLGPIYSASTSGFAITYGETTYNNPSYKSTVNTYFQSHTDKNLNNSNTKVVTASQVNQIAKNITGRTYNSNQIFSCALVDLSYSQGIKIIVDTSKINTVTSKMYANALKSTGIENGYVVVTSPVSATGESALTGVLESYEVAVGTSIPEEAKKAATEELYTETQIANQTGQSADKIAELFDKAKQEVQKQNLQDPTQIKVIVINVANSLNINLSDQQAQDIANALANSQKVQGSLTDFKNQLQAATQQATQSQGILDQIKNYLQSFYDYIMSFFGG